Proteins from a genomic interval of Nostoc sp. TCL240-02:
- a CDS encoding ATP-dependent DNA helicase, which produces MIEAEVHLSLHNFLRSQAGFPSWPHHLTMARLVARALRLGRSALIQVGAVCGYQGRYRTSFVASALMWHGPVIIVAQEPVQQLLLRIEIPRLQQWLPANKSIRTGDAWPGAEFQGLLLTSPEAWLRGQFAGGDRFPEGIPTIIDGVDDLEDWVRDQLTQDIQPHDWDELMLACPNQAEAISEARIQLTQELFQHPVNPYHCYLISQPEIEILSRLYAALDPANLPDTWKHFWQQLQTLDENLFPPASPAPPASPAPPPLFWATIAHRQGLFSLHYAPMELREILSPLWQRQPVVLIGSAIEPETEAPLFRQRLGLEDLTCLKFSSESQAEAIQLYVPYKLPLPNTPEFQAAFIHKVRTLVCLSATAPGLTVVLVGDVPLKAQVATILASEFGSRVQVEKTCLDENGILISGWEFWREHQRVLPAPHLLIIATLPLPSLENPLVAGRVALYKRSHQDWFRLYLLPTALSELQRALAPVRESQGIVALLDSRVVNRSYGAQILTALSPLARINYLDPSLFSNTDEENSA; this is translated from the coding sequence GTGATTGAGGCAGAAGTTCATTTGTCACTACATAACTTTTTGCGATCGCAAGCGGGGTTCCCTTCCTGGCCCCATCATTTGACGATGGCACGGTTGGTAGCACGCGCCTTGCGCCTGGGACGTAGTGCCCTAATTCAAGTAGGAGCGGTTTGTGGCTATCAAGGCCGGTATCGCACTAGTTTTGTAGCATCAGCCCTAATGTGGCATGGCCCTGTAATTATTGTTGCTCAAGAACCAGTGCAGCAACTTCTGCTGCGGATAGAAATTCCCCGTCTACAGCAGTGGCTACCAGCCAATAAATCAATTAGAACAGGTGACGCTTGGCCTGGTGCTGAGTTCCAAGGGCTACTTTTAACCTCTCCAGAAGCTTGGTTAAGAGGACAATTTGCTGGTGGCGATCGCTTTCCCGAAGGCATCCCGACAATTATTGATGGGGTAGACGATCTCGAAGATTGGGTGCGCGATCAACTTACCCAAGATATTCAACCTCATGATTGGGATGAACTCATGCTGGCTTGTCCAAATCAAGCTGAGGCAATTAGCGAAGCACGGATACAACTAACACAAGAACTTTTTCAGCATCCTGTTAATCCATATCACTGCTATCTAATTTCCCAGCCAGAAATAGAGATTTTAAGCCGTCTTTATGCTGCTTTAGATCCAGCAAATCTCCCAGATACTTGGAAACATTTCTGGCAGCAATTACAAACCCTAGACGAAAATCTTTTCCCCCCTGCTTCCCCTGCTCCCCCTGCCTCCCCTGCCCCCCCTCCCCTCTTCTGGGCGACTATTGCCCATCGACAAGGTTTATTTTCTTTGCACTACGCCCCAATGGAATTAAGAGAAATTCTCTCACCCTTGTGGCAGCGACAACCAGTAGTTTTAATTGGCAGTGCCATAGAACCGGAAACAGAGGCTCCTCTTTTTCGACAACGCCTTGGTTTGGAAGATTTGACTTGTCTGAAGTTCTCCTCAGAGAGTCAAGCGGAAGCAATTCAACTTTATGTACCTTATAAATTGCCTCTACCTAACACGCCAGAATTTCAAGCGGCATTTATTCACAAAGTCCGCACGCTGGTTTGTCTAAGTGCTACAGCACCAGGATTAACGGTTGTGTTGGTGGGAGATGTCCCACTCAAGGCTCAAGTGGCGACAATTTTGGCTTCAGAGTTTGGTTCGCGGGTGCAGGTAGAAAAAACTTGTTTAGATGAAAATGGTATTTTGATTAGCGGTTGGGAATTTTGGCGAGAACATCAGCGAGTTTTGCCAGCACCTCATTTGTTAATTATTGCTACTTTACCTTTACCATCTTTAGAAAATCCGCTTGTAGCTGGTAGAGTGGCTCTTTATAAGCGATCACATCAAGATTGGTTTCGTTTATATTTATTGCCGACAGCCTTAAGTGAATTACAAAGAGCGCTCGCGCCAGTCAGAGAAAGTCAAGGCATTGTTGCTTTACTTGATAGTCGTGTAGTTAATCGTAGTTACGGCGCTCAAATTCTTACTGCCTTAAGTCCTCTCGCTCGCATTAACTATCTCGATCCCAGTCTATTTTCTAATACCGATGAGGAAAATTCTGCTTAA
- a CDS encoding DUF2839 domain-containing protein, producing MGEAKRRKTTQGETYGQETRILPWLPITKIQGEQFVSWTTRGAWIGIILMVIGWATIRFIGPAFGWWQVVY from the coding sequence ATGGGTGAAGCAAAGCGTCGTAAAACCACACAAGGGGAAACATACGGTCAAGAGACTCGAATCTTGCCTTGGCTTCCCATCACAAAAATTCAAGGCGAACAATTTGTCAGTTGGACAACTCGTGGTGCTTGGATAGGCATTATCCTTATGGTTATAGGATGGGCAACTATCCGTTTTATCGGCCCAGCCTTCGGTTGGTGGCAAGTAGTTTACTAA
- a CDS encoding glycerate kinase — protein MSLWLGEILISETVTETWQQQAREVALADKLRAKAFGIVPENVDEAIAFRTHLLKSVFPAFSQFCQTTLQIEPKEMLQILWDLWLPLGIKLASQRQQLERPLIQGILGGQGTGKTTMSKVLSLILNQLGYRTLSLSLDDLYKTYSDRLVLTQQDPRLIWRGPPGTHDVDLGLDVLDRIRQSQSSVMVPRFDKSAYKGAGDRTTSEMVTDIDIVLFEGWFVGVRPINPDVFDTAPPPIVTDEDKAFARDMNLRLHDYLPLWDRLDSLILLYPTDYRCSLEWRKQAEQQMIAAGKSGMSNAEIEQFVNYFWRSLHPELFIKPLVKDVTVVDLVVEIHADHSFGEVYCDRANS, from the coding sequence ATGAGTTTGTGGCTGGGTGAAATTTTAATTTCAGAAACTGTAACCGAAACTTGGCAGCAGCAAGCAAGAGAAGTAGCACTAGCAGATAAGTTAAGAGCTAAAGCTTTTGGGATTGTGCCGGAAAATGTCGATGAAGCGATCGCTTTTCGAACGCATTTACTAAAATCTGTCTTCCCAGCTTTTAGCCAATTCTGCCAAACTACCCTCCAAATCGAACCCAAGGAAATGTTACAGATTTTATGGGACTTGTGGCTGCCTTTGGGGATCAAACTAGCATCGCAGCGCCAACAGTTAGAACGCCCTCTGATTCAGGGAATATTAGGAGGACAAGGCACTGGTAAAACTACAATGTCTAAGGTTCTCAGTTTGATTCTGAATCAGTTGGGATACCGGACTCTGAGTTTATCTTTGGATGACTTATATAAAACTTACAGCGATCGCTTGGTTTTAACACAACAAGATCCCCGCTTGATTTGGCGCGGCCCACCAGGAACCCACGATGTAGATTTAGGCTTAGATGTACTAGATCGGATTCGTCAGTCGCAAAGTTCAGTTATGGTTCCCCGATTTGATAAATCTGCATACAAAGGCGCTGGCGATCGCACTACTTCAGAAATGGTTACAGATATAGATATTGTACTATTTGAAGGTTGGTTTGTGGGTGTGCGACCAATTAACCCAGATGTATTTGATACTGCACCACCGCCAATTGTCACAGATGAAGATAAAGCATTTGCTCGTGATATGAATCTTCGCCTCCACGATTATTTACCACTATGGGATCGATTGGACAGCTTAATTTTGCTATATCCAACCGATTATCGCTGTTCTTTGGAGTGGCGCAAACAGGCAGAACAGCAAATGATCGCTGCGGGTAAGTCAGGGATGAGCAATGCAGAGATAGAGCAATTTGTCAATTATTTTTGGCGATCGCTTCACCCGGAATTATTTATCAAGCCGTTGGTAAAAGATGTAACAGTAGTTGATCTAGTGGTTGAAATTCATGCCGATCATAGCTTTGGTGAAGTTTATTGCGATCGGGCTAATTCATAA
- a CDS encoding DUF565 domain-containing protein codes for MQNTRLNNLLDAIATRLRQWFLNPWRRLSLLIISFLFGFFLGNAVSTTAGQRAELDIVVAGFLVVLTEVTSRIFYSQSFFSKRSLLVDSLNLLKVGFTYSLFLEAFKLGS; via the coding sequence ATGCAAAACACTCGTCTGAATAACTTGTTGGATGCCATTGCTACACGCTTGAGGCAATGGTTTTTAAATCCTTGGCGGCGATTATCGTTGCTGATAATTAGTTTTTTGTTTGGTTTTTTTCTGGGAAACGCAGTTTCCACTACAGCTGGTCAACGGGCAGAATTAGATATTGTGGTAGCTGGTTTTTTAGTAGTGTTAACGGAAGTTACCAGTAGGATATTTTACAGTCAGAGCTTTTTTAGCAAGCGATCGCTCTTGGTAGACTCTCTAAATCTCCTCAAAGTTGGTTTCACCTACAGCCTGTTTCTCGAAGCCTTTAAGTTGGGATCGTGA
- the psaC gene encoding photosystem I iron-sulfur center protein PsaC encodes MSHSVKIYDTCIGCTQCVRACPTDVLEMVPWDGCKAAQIASSPRTEDCVGCKRCETACPTDFLSIRVYLGAETTRSMGLAY; translated from the coding sequence ATGTCTCATTCCGTCAAAATCTACGATACCTGCATTGGTTGCACCCAATGCGTCCGCGCTTGCCCTACTGATGTACTTGAGATGGTTCCTTGGGATGGCTGTAAAGCTGCTCAAATTGCCTCTTCACCCCGTACAGAAGACTGCGTGGGCTGTAAGCGCTGCGAAACCGCTTGTCCCACCGACTTTTTGAGCATCCGGGTTTACCTGGGCGCTGAAACAACTCGCAGTATGGGTCTGGCTTACTAA
- the glmS gene encoding glutamine--fructose-6-phosphate transaminase (isomerizing), whose translation MCGIVGYIGTQAATDILLAGLEKLEYRGYDSAGIATVWEGEVNCVRAKGKLHNLRSKLEQIEAPAQIGIGHTRWATHGKPEEYNAHPHLDTAKRVAVVQNGIIENYRDLREELKAKGHQFVSETDTEVIPHLIAEFLKNIPPSSSSSPFLEAIRQAVNHLQGAFAIAVISAHYPDELIVVRQQAPLVIGFGQGELFCASDTPAIVAYTRAVLPLENGEIARLTPLGVEIYNFAGDRLKKQPRLLNYNPAMVEKQGFKHFMLKEIHEQPGVVRASLDAYFNPAESTESPINLGLPGDLYTDLEQIQILACGTSWHAALIGKYLIEQLAGISTQVHYASEYRYAPSPVTANTLIIGVTQSGETADTLAALAMEKERRQGKEPKYQARLLGITNRPESSLGHLVPHVISTLAGIEIGVAATKTFTAQLMAFYALALDLAARRQTVSKDTLDKIINGLRQIPKEIEATLESQERLTEQLAHEFAETQDFIFVGRGINFPIALEGALKLKEISYIHAEGYPAGEMKHGPIALLDAKVPVVAIATPGSVYEKVISNAQEAKARDSRLIGVTPVNDGEAAEIFNDLLPISHVEELISPILTVVPLQLLAYHIAARRGLDVDQPRNLAKSVTVE comes from the coding sequence ATGTGCGGAATTGTTGGATATATAGGCACTCAAGCGGCGACAGACATTTTATTGGCTGGGCTGGAAAAACTAGAGTACAGGGGCTACGATTCTGCTGGAATCGCCACTGTTTGGGAAGGTGAGGTGAATTGTGTGCGGGCAAAGGGCAAACTGCATAACCTGCGTTCTAAGCTAGAACAAATAGAAGCCCCCGCCCAGATTGGTATTGGTCATACTCGTTGGGCAACTCATGGTAAGCCAGAAGAATACAACGCCCATCCCCATTTAGATACGGCAAAGCGAGTGGCGGTGGTGCAAAATGGCATTATTGAAAATTACCGCGACTTACGCGAAGAACTCAAAGCAAAAGGACACCAGTTTGTTTCTGAAACTGATACTGAAGTAATTCCACATCTCATAGCCGAATTTTTAAAGAATATTCCCCCCTCATCTTCCTCTTCTCCCTTCTTGGAGGCAATTCGCCAAGCCGTTAACCACTTGCAAGGGGCATTTGCGATCGCAGTTATTTCTGCGCACTACCCCGATGAATTGATTGTTGTTCGCCAACAAGCACCCTTAGTAATTGGTTTTGGGCAAGGAGAGTTATTTTGTGCCTCTGACACCCCTGCGATCGTTGCCTACACCCGTGCGGTACTACCTTTAGAAAATGGCGAAATTGCCCGTCTCACTCCTTTAGGCGTTGAGATTTACAATTTTGCTGGCGATAGGTTGAAAAAACAACCCCGACTGCTTAACTACAATCCTGCAATGGTAGAAAAGCAGGGATTCAAACACTTCATGCTCAAAGAAATTCATGAGCAACCAGGAGTAGTAAGAGCTAGTTTAGACGCTTACTTTAATCCAGCCGAATCTACCGAATCGCCAATCAATCTTGGTTTACCTGGAGATTTATACACCGATTTAGAACAAATTCAGATCCTTGCCTGTGGTACTAGTTGGCACGCAGCATTAATCGGAAAATATTTAATCGAACAATTAGCAGGAATTTCCACTCAAGTACATTATGCTTCTGAATATCGTTATGCACCATCACCCGTGACGGCTAACACGTTGATTATCGGTGTTACCCAATCAGGTGAAACAGCCGATACCCTAGCAGCTTTGGCGATGGAAAAAGAACGTCGCCAAGGGAAAGAACCTAAATATCAAGCGCGACTACTGGGTATTACTAATCGCCCCGAAAGCAGCCTTGGTCATCTAGTGCCGCATGTCATCAGTACCTTAGCAGGAATTGAAATTGGGGTAGCGGCGACAAAAACTTTTACCGCCCAACTGATGGCGTTTTATGCTTTGGCATTGGATTTAGCTGCTCGTCGTCAGACTGTTTCAAAAGACACATTAGATAAAATTATTAATGGGTTGCGACAGATTCCTAAAGAAATTGAAGCAACTTTGGAAAGTCAGGAACGTTTAACTGAACAGCTAGCCCACGAATTTGCCGAAACCCAAGATTTCATTTTTGTGGGAAGAGGAATTAACTTTCCCATTGCTTTAGAAGGGGCGTTGAAATTAAAAGAAATCAGCTACATTCACGCCGAAGGGTATCCGGCTGGAGAGATGAAACATGGTCCGATCGCGCTTTTAGATGCGAAAGTACCAGTAGTGGCGATCGCAACTCCTGGTAGTGTATACGAAAAAGTTATTTCTAATGCTCAAGAAGCCAAAGCCAGAGATTCTCGGTTAATTGGCGTAACTCCCGTCAACGATGGCGAAGCCGCGGAAATCTTTAACGATCTTCTTCCCATCTCTCATGTGGAAGAG